GCCATAGCAGAAagtctttttttcttttacttgtGTGCTGCAAATATCTCATCTAATTTTGAGGAGAACTAACTCTCCATTGAGACACAGGTGAAGTTTAGAAcggccttcttcctttttcttctgaAATTAATATTTTGCATTGCAGGTTGCAGAGTTTAAGAAGAAACAAGATACTCAAGCACAACTTTTgagacaaaaaaacaaaaaagtgatCAAGCAGCAAAGCAACCTCATGAGGGGATTCAGAGAATTAGCCAATTTTCTAACAATCATCAAAGAAAGAAGCAAGAGATTTACTATCTTCAAAAATGGAACCAAAATAAGAGCAAAGTGGGTAAGATTCTAGCAATCAAGTCTTACACCAAATTAGTTCAAGACATTGAATTATTTGTCCACTAACCTAACCATCCACTAAAGTACCAACTTCCAATAGCAAAACTTAAGCAAAGCACAAAATTACCATTAAAATTTAGCAAAAAGCATTTCTACATTTTAACAATGGGTAATGTGCAGAAGATACCGTTTTCTTAGGAACTTGAAGCACAAAATCCATCCAATCCAGCAGCTAGGAGCTTCAAGTAAATCCATCTTTTCCATCTCTAATATATATCTGTTACAAGGAGATAAAACTTAAACTCACTTGCGATGAGATTGAATCGTATATTTAGCTCTGATCCTGAAGAATGAAAAGaagtattaaattttttgtcAAACGGTTACCTTAAGAACCAAAACCGAATTTCTAGCTCCTCAGCCTCGTCAACGCAATTTCTACCTCCTCAACATGTAGAATCTGCTTCATGGTCTCCTCAACCAAATTCATGTGGTCATCATGACTTATACCATCGGATTCTAGGATGTACAAATCTAAAGTAGCATGAAGTGAAGAAGGCAAGTTCATCAATTTAAGACATGTAGAACCCACATTTCCCCATATTTTCAAGCTCTCAAGATTAGGACATGAAATTTCTAGCAGACGACAGTACTTAACAAATTCTTCTAGAATAAATGTTTTCAAATGCTCAAAGGCAACAAGAACAGCTTCTTGAATGTCACAACGGCGCAATTCTAAGTATTCAAGCAAAGGACTACCAAATAAAACATTCTCAACAGCTTGATCACCAAACTCAAAATGATCTAACTGAAAACTCTTAAGAGATTCCCAATTTACAAAATCATAAACACATATCTTCACATTAACCAAAGAAGAATTGTTGAAAAGAAATTGAGGCAATGGGGTTCTCATGTCCAAATTCCACTTTAGTACCATCACGATCCAAAAAGAGCTCCTTTACATCTTTTGTGGCAGCACAACGAATCCAGAAGGACAATCTAGGATCCAAGTACATCAAAGGGATATCTTTGGAGTCAATAACAAATTTCTCTGCATTCAAGCAATCATGGAGAACAAGTATGTCGTCAATCAAATTATGCAATCATGGAGAATAAGTATATCGTCAATCAAATTTGTGAATTATCTGACAGACGTACCGTTGGAAACAAAGTTGAGGATTGGGACATCGGTCCATTTACACCGCCGCATCTTATAAAGGTCACTCTCAAATGCTCTTTTGTTAATGGCAAAAAAGAGACGATCCAATGAATGACAGAATCTGGCAAGTCACTTATGCAGTCTACATCCTCGGATGATGATAGACTCTTCAAAAATAATGGCAATGAATAATCAGTAACGATTATATAATCTTTCAAATTTCAAATGCTACTATTCATCTGTTAAAGgaaattaaacataaaaaaaactttcaaTGAGACTGAATTTCTAATATGAAACTTACCTGCATCAACCAATGCCCAATTTCTAGCTTGTCAACATGCTGAACCTGCCAAAGAGTCTGCCGGACCAAATTTATGCAGTCATCATTACTCATTTCGTCTTCCAACTCCTCCAAGTCTTCCAACTCCTCCAAGTCGAAGTAAAAATCAAAAGTAGCATGAAGTGAAGAAGGCAAATTCATTAATTTAAGAGATGTAAACCACATTAGACCTGATATTCTTAATCTCTTAAGACTAGGACATGAAATTTCAATAACAATACATCCGCCGCCAACTCCATCCAAAATAATAGTTTTCAAACTTTTAGAGGCAATAACAAGCCGTTGAAACATAAAACAGCTGCGTAATTCCAAGTATTCAAGCAGAGGACTACCAGATGAAACATTCTTAATCTTGCCATCGTCCACTGGACAATTAGATAAACGCAAACTCTTGACAGATTCCCAATTTACTTGCCCAATCGGCATAAAATTACTAGTACATAACTTCAATTTAACCAATGAACAATTGTTGAAAATAAATTGGGGCAACTCGTCGTCGTAGTCATTGAAATCCACAATGAGCTCCTTTACATCTTTTGTTACAGCAAAACGGATCCACAAATCAAAGttaggaaattggtcaaccgtAGGAAAACATTTTAAATTGATGACGAATTTCTCGATATTGGAGCAATCATGGAGAATTAGGGTTTTGTCGATGAAATTGGAACGAATTCGAGGACAGGAACATGAGTCCATTGATACTTCCAACATTTGGATAAAACAGAAGTCTTGACTAAATCGATTGCTGGCAAAAAAGAAAGGATGTGGTGAATCATGGAATCTGGTAAGGCACTAACTCGATCTTCTTCCTCGCTTAATTTGATTCTCTTATTTCCATTTTCTGAATCGCAGCTTCCCTTGCTTTCCACCATAGAAGCTCCACCCGTTCCCGCCGTAAACAAGCAGTCGAGCTGAGACAAGGACGATTGTAGAGGTGCGATAGATTTGGTTTAATCCCGGACTTTAAAATCTCCTAAACCTAAAATATACTTATAaagcctaatacacaaataacgcctgaacttgtccaaacattgcaactgtcccctccaactttcaattgtaacaacttacccctcaaacttgtccaattgtaacaacttaccccttaaatttgtccaattataaaacacaaCTCCAAATTGCTgatatggactgcaattgaagaaacacatgaaatacaaaatctacaacgctcgtggagtatgataatcagatatttagcgtgatacgaatctgggaaaacttttttacggttgcttcaaatatgaggtaaaaaaatttccaatttggggttatgttttacaattggacaagtttaagaggtaagttgttacaattgaaagttgagaggagaagttgcaacatttgaacaagttcaggggttatttgtgtattaggcctacttataaaaagaaaaattataattgtttattaCATATATTTAGACTTGGTCATGGGTCGGGCTCGGACCGGGCCAGATGAGATTTTTTATAAAAGTCTGCAGCCCAAGTCCAGCCCAGCCCATTAGTAATTTAGACAGGCTTAAgccgggctgggctcgggcttaaaaatcaaatcccaaactCAGCCCGTATAAACCCACCTaaacatatataaaatttaatacttaaaaataaatatttaatatataactctataaaatttattaattaatattaataggcgggtcgggctgggccggccacgctat
The DNA window shown above is from Euphorbia lathyris chromosome 1, ddEupLath1.1, whole genome shotgun sequence and carries:
- the LOC136211104 gene encoding F-box/LRR-repeat protein At5g02910-like, coding for MLEVSMDSCSCPRIRSNFIDKTLILHDCSNIEKFVINLKCFPTVDQFPNFDLWIRFAVTKDVKELIVDFNDYDDELPQFIFNNCSLVKLKLCTSNFMPIGQVNWESVKSLRLSNCPVDDGKIKNVSSGSPLLEYLELRSCFMFQRLVIASKSLKTIILDGVGGGCIVIEISCPSLKRLRISGLMWFTSLKLMNLPSSLHATFDFYFDLEELEDLEELEDEMSNDDCINLVRQTLWQVQHVDKLEIGHWLMQSLSSSEDVDCISDLPDSVIHWIVSFLPLTKEHLRVTFIRCGGVNGPMSQSSTLFPTRNLLLTPKISL